One window from the genome of Nitrosospira multiformis encodes:
- a CDS encoding polysaccharide deacetylase family protein, translating to MVGDGKSVILSFDDGPAPVGALESILQTLRANEIKAEFYVLGNEVKQYPEAARMIVREGHDIQNHSWSHPDLARATERDVRSELGDTQNIVADVTGVTPTKIRPPYGAGGFRGNLDPELVEVADDLSLTIVTWDIDTEDWKAPKGLGTEKIRNIEAQFTQQWRKVSYNILMHVQPATARDLPAFISQLEEWGYTIAEP from the coding sequence ATGGTTGGGGATGGAAAATCGGTAATCTTGTCATTCGATGACGGGCCAGCACCTGTGGGCGCGCTGGAGAGCATTCTGCAAACGTTAAGGGCGAATGAGATCAAGGCGGAATTTTATGTGCTCGGCAACGAGGTGAAGCAGTATCCCGAGGCGGCGAGGATGATCGTCCGCGAGGGGCATGATATCCAGAATCATTCCTGGAGCCATCCGGATCTGGCGAGGGCGACGGAGCGAGACGTGCGGTCCGAGCTGGGGGATACCCAGAATATTGTTGCCGACGTTACCGGGGTGACGCCAACAAAGATCCGCCCGCCGTATGGAGCGGGGGGATTTCGTGGAAATCTCGATCCGGAGCTGGTCGAAGTTGCCGACGACTTGTCGCTAACTATTGTGACATGGGATATCGACACCGAGGATTGGAAAGCGCCGAAAGGGCTCGGTACTGAAAAGATAAGAAATATCGAGGCACAGTTTACGCAGCAGTGGCGCAAGGTTTCGTACAACATACTCATGCATGTGCAACCGGCGACGGCCAGGGATCTGCCTGCCTTTATCTCGCAACTGGAGGAATGGGGCTACACCATCGCGGAACCATGA
- a CDS encoding multicopper oxidase family protein has protein sequence MSDQLPHSGLIRTSFRALALSAFALCALASLANAQPEDRLENTRVVENPPLLEIIRPARPREEARMAAPEGVPAPAAEAALDLNVTYTSGKIWNPAEQRYDAVKLRSYQGKGVNPDAPYVSPTISILPGETIRMTLHNQLPPDPSCIKEGKDVNIPHCFNGTNLHTHGLWVNPAGNGDNVLISINPGVSFQYEYKVPSDHPAGTFWYHTHRHGSTALQVASGMAGALVIRGTRYPSQESNGDIDTLLAPTNTQPFIERLLVMQQIQYACRDAQGKIKTNADGSYKCDPDDVGGIEGYDQFGPGTWPASGRYTSINGQVLPTFGGARAGQIEHWRVIHGGVRDTINLQFRKLKEGGRSPALLTAAQHNAYVQENCTGPALPQYLIAADGLTTKAVIKTNVAVYQPAYRWDTLMVFPQAGVYCVIDDAAPPSASVEQAPPSRQLLGLVTVDPGHPVPRDITAYLTSELVAAAKVNMPDSIQSRVASDLRDGLKLTKFVPHADIKDNEVTGTQELRFNIDVNKSPAEFQVNGKPYDPGRIDRVLTLGGVDEWTLKSDFVSHPFHIHVNPFQIVKILDPNGKDVSTADAVDSIDAPDPQYRALKGVWKDTLWVKNLVPPGKLPGQYTLVVRTRYQRYIGDFVLHCHILDHEDQGMMQNVRIALPDGGGSKSHGHH, from the coding sequence ATGAGCGATCAACTACCCCATTCAGGTTTAATTCGTACCTCGTTCCGCGCCCTTGCGCTATCCGCATTCGCATTGTGCGCCTTGGCATCCCTGGCGAATGCCCAGCCGGAAGATCGATTGGAAAATACTCGTGTGGTGGAAAATCCACCGTTGCTGGAGATCATCCGCCCGGCCAGACCGCGGGAAGAAGCGCGCATGGCCGCACCCGAGGGCGTACCCGCACCGGCGGCCGAGGCGGCGTTGGACCTAAACGTCACCTATACCAGCGGCAAGATCTGGAATCCGGCCGAACAGCGCTACGACGCAGTGAAGTTGCGAAGCTATCAGGGCAAAGGGGTCAACCCTGACGCTCCCTACGTGTCGCCCACCATCTCCATCCTGCCCGGTGAGACGATCCGCATGACGTTGCATAATCAGCTTCCCCCGGACCCAAGCTGCATCAAGGAGGGCAAGGATGTCAACATACCCCACTGCTTCAACGGCACAAACCTGCATACGCACGGCCTATGGGTAAATCCGGCAGGCAATGGCGATAATGTACTCATCTCCATCAACCCCGGCGTCAGCTTCCAGTATGAATACAAGGTACCGTCCGATCATCCGGCGGGCACATTCTGGTATCACACGCATCGCCATGGTTCCACTGCATTGCAAGTAGCCAGCGGCATGGCCGGAGCGCTCGTTATCCGCGGCACGCGCTACCCCTCGCAGGAATCGAACGGTGATATCGACACCTTGCTGGCACCCACTAACACCCAGCCTTTCATCGAGCGCTTGCTGGTCATGCAGCAGATCCAGTACGCTTGCCGCGACGCGCAGGGGAAGATCAAGACAAACGCGGACGGCAGTTACAAATGCGATCCGGACGATGTCGGCGGTATCGAAGGATACGATCAGTTCGGCCCTGGCACGTGGCCCGCTTCGGGCCGCTACACCAGTATCAATGGCCAGGTTCTCCCCACCTTCGGCGGCGCCAGAGCGGGGCAGATTGAACACTGGCGTGTAATCCATGGCGGCGTTCGCGACACCATCAACCTACAGTTCCGCAAACTCAAAGAAGGCGGCCGCAGCCCCGCCCTGTTAACGGCGGCCCAGCATAATGCCTATGTGCAAGAGAACTGTACCGGTCCGGCACTGCCGCAATACCTGATCGCGGCGGATGGGCTGACTACAAAGGCCGTGATCAAGACTAATGTCGCTGTCTATCAGCCCGCCTATCGCTGGGATACACTGATGGTTTTTCCTCAAGCGGGCGTTTACTGCGTAATTGACGATGCAGCTCCACCATCCGCGAGCGTGGAACAGGCCCCACCGTCACGCCAGCTGCTGGGCCTCGTCACCGTCGATCCAGGCCACCCGGTTCCTCGCGACATCACCGCCTATTTGACCAGCGAGCTCGTCGCCGCGGCCAAGGTCAACATGCCCGATTCCATCCAGTCGAGGGTGGCAAGCGACCTGCGCGATGGCTTGAAGCTTACCAAGTTCGTGCCGCATGCCGACATCAAGGATAACGAGGTTACCGGCACCCAGGAGCTCCGGTTCAATATAGACGTCAATAAGAGTCCGGCGGAATTCCAGGTGAACGGCAAGCCCTATGATCCGGGCAGAATCGACCGGGTGCTTACACTGGGCGGCGTGGACGAATGGACGCTGAAGTCCGATTTCGTCAGCCATCCCTTCCACATACACGTCAATCCTTTCCAGATCGTCAAGATTCTGGACCCCAACGGGAAGGACGTCAGCACTGCCGACGCCGTGGATTCGATTGACGCACCCGACCCGCAATATCGCGCGCTGAAGGGCGTATGGAAAGATACGCTATGGGTGAAAAACCTGGTGCCGCCGGGCAAGCTGCCCGGCCAGTACACACTGGTCGTGCGCACCCGTTATCAACGCTACATCGGCGACTTCGTGCTGCACTGCCATATCCTGGACCATGAAGACCAGGGAATGATGCAAAACGTCCGCATTGCCCTGCCGGATGGCGGTGGGAGCAAAAGCCACGGCCATCACTAA
- a CDS encoding tetratricopeptide repeat protein, with amino-acid sequence MKRFVPGVIVLLSLAGCVSVSEKSPGDTMEAAAAVRDKGDWDAARKIYARSFTDTNLAQTSPRFRAVLHYEYGRSLGVTCRFKEAEQELTAAHDLDKKSGGVFYISLTELARLNLAQKKYTEAVAYFESVLTELEPEIASKKAPDFYVAVLDDYALALSGAGRSKNAETAAKRAAEIRATAPAAESWAGADRTPYGTQCAKT; translated from the coding sequence ATGAAGCGATTCGTTCCAGGCGTCATTGTCTTACTCAGCTTGGCAGGTTGTGTCTCCGTCAGCGAGAAATCACCGGGTGACACTATGGAGGCGGCGGCCGCCGTCCGGGACAAGGGGGATTGGGATGCGGCACGCAAAATTTATGCTCGTTCATTCACCGATACCAATCTGGCGCAGACCAGTCCCCGCTTCAGGGCTGTTCTCCATTATGAATATGGCCGCTCCCTTGGGGTGACGTGCCGTTTTAAGGAGGCGGAGCAAGAGCTTACGGCTGCTCATGACCTGGACAAGAAAAGCGGAGGCGTGTTTTATATCTCGTTGACGGAACTGGCGCGGCTCAATCTTGCTCAAAAAAAATATACTGAAGCTGTCGCTTACTTTGAAAGTGTATTAACCGAATTGGAGCCCGAAATCGCTTCCAAAAAAGCGCCCGACTTCTACGTTGCCGTGCTTGACGATTATGCGTTGGCCCTTTCCGGGGCCGGGCGGTCGAAGAATGCCGAAACCGCCGCGAAGCGGGCCGCGGAGATCAGAGCAACCGCACCGGCGGCGGAATCATGGGCAGGCGCTGACCGCACCCCCTACGGTACGCAATGCGCTAAAACATAA
- a CDS encoding NAD(P)/FAD-dependent oxidoreductase — protein sequence MKREIVVVGGGFAGINLVKHLANETGFHVTLVDMNNYNFFSPLLYQVATGFLDVSNICYPFRKLFHDKKNISFRLGSLQKVVPEENKVLLSTGELFYDYLVLATGTESNYFGMENIRKAALPMKTMDDAIEIRNYVLQKMEEATIATDEAKKRKLTTVVVAGGGPTGVEIAGMLAEMRKNILQKDYPELAGHKAHIYLVDGAPALLTSMSGQSQRYTYDTLMKMRVKVRLNTQVMDYINDAVILANGEAIQTRILFWTAGVIARVFEGMPLESYGRGNRLSADEYNKVAGTRNIYAIGDTCLLASDESFPQGHPQLAQVALQQGKNLADNFIASLHGKPLKPFIYHDKGSLAIIGRSKAVADLPKPEIHFNGFMAWVTWLFVHLFSLITYRNRLMTMTNWMVAFLTKDQSLRMIVRARPVRKK from the coding sequence ATGAAAAGAGAAATTGTCGTCGTAGGAGGTGGTTTTGCCGGGATAAATCTGGTGAAGCATCTGGCCAATGAGACGGGTTTTCATGTCACGCTAGTCGATATGAATAACTACAATTTCTTTTCTCCATTGCTGTACCAGGTGGCCACGGGTTTTCTGGACGTGTCCAATATCTGTTACCCTTTTCGCAAGCTGTTTCATGACAAGAAGAATATAAGCTTCCGTTTGGGTAGTTTGCAAAAGGTTGTTCCCGAAGAAAACAAGGTACTTTTATCCACTGGTGAATTATTTTACGATTACCTCGTTCTTGCCACCGGCACCGAAAGCAACTATTTCGGCATGGAAAACATTCGCAAGGCCGCACTTCCCATGAAAACGATGGATGATGCCATAGAAATACGCAATTACGTCCTGCAGAAAATGGAAGAAGCCACCATTGCGACTGATGAAGCGAAAAAGAGGAAACTTACTACCGTGGTGGTAGCCGGTGGCGGACCTACCGGTGTGGAGATCGCGGGTATGCTGGCGGAAATGCGCAAAAATATCCTGCAAAAGGATTACCCCGAATTGGCTGGTCATAAAGCACATATCTACCTGGTGGATGGCGCCCCCGCGTTATTGACATCGATGAGCGGGCAATCACAAAGGTATACCTATGACACACTAATGAAAATGCGCGTGAAAGTGCGGCTGAACACGCAGGTAATGGATTATATAAATGATGCGGTAATCCTTGCGAATGGAGAGGCCATTCAAACCAGAATCCTGTTCTGGACCGCAGGTGTCATCGCAAGGGTATTCGAGGGCATGCCGCTGGAAAGCTACGGGCGAGGCAACCGGTTATCTGCGGATGAATATAACAAAGTGGCTGGAACGCGGAATATCTATGCTATTGGCGACACCTGTTTACTGGCTTCCGATGAGAGTTTTCCCCAGGGACACCCCCAGCTGGCGCAGGTAGCGCTTCAGCAGGGTAAAAACCTGGCTGATAATTTTATCGCCTCACTGCATGGCAAGCCATTAAAGCCGTTTATCTATCATGACAAAGGCTCCTTGGCGATAATCGGAAGAAGCAAAGCGGTGGCGGACCTCCCCAAACCTGAAATACATTTCAACGGATTCATGGCGTGGGTAACATGGTTGTTTGTACATCTTTTTTCCTTGATTACGTATCGCAACAGACTCATGACAATGACTAACTGGATGGTCGCCTTTTTAACGAAGGACCAGTCCTTGAGAATGATTGTCAGGGCAAGGCCGGTGCGGAAGAAGTAA